tatctatctatctatctatctatctatctcatctaTTTTACAGGGAAACAAACAGGATCATAGATTACATGCTGCTTCCATCAAGTTACATCTTTACTCGTTGTTCCCAAATCTTTAGCCTCCACAACTATCCTCACATTCTCTTGAAAACCAAAGCATTTGCATATTACCTGGCTTACCCAATTGTATCTCTGTCCTACAGTTATCAAACCTCAGGTCTGACATCATTATCAGCCAACATTTACCGAGTACCCACTTGTCCTGGGCTTGGAGGCACACTGTGTCCTCGGTATAAAGAAATCTTTAATATGGTTCTGATCATCAAGGACCTTGAAAGTTAGTTGGAGATATAGGAgaaacatgtaaaaaacaataatataaaGGTAGCATGTCATAATACAAGATAGTgtcaaagccagaaagacctaatttcaaattctGTTTTGATAGATACTAGATAGATGACCAAGGGATAAAGAACCTAAACCTCTCATGCCTCCAGCCAATTCCCTAAGACTAAAAGTTACAGATAAGTTTCCATGCTAAGTATTCTCTACACTGACAAAAATCACACATCCAGAAGACCAAGATAGCATTTAGTAAGCAGTGAGTGGTATAGGTAATCAGTTTCACAGGAACTCACCAGAAGATTACTAAAGGCTAGGGCTGTCCAAAGAAGTCTCACAGAAGAGGTAGAACTTcacctgagccttgaaggaaggggtaagGTTTAGAGAGAATGGAGGAAGACATTCCAGGCAGATGAAATGGATCCTATTGGGAATATATGATACTTCCAAGGATTAATATAAGTAGATTTATCAGGAATAAGAGTTGGAGTCTTCATGTGACACTAGATCTAGAAATgagtgaaaagaaataagaaaaggctAAACTGTGGTAGTTCTTAAACACCAAGAAAAGGAGTTTGGACTTCTTTCTGTAGATattggggagccactgaagatatTTTGACCAAGGGAAAAAACGGGGACAAAGAaatctattaagaaaaaaagactcatctgcctctaaagtcctttccaaattTTGGTTTATGATCTGATGTTCTAGTAGGGTTGTATAGTATGGCTTTAAAAAGGGAGGATATTAGAGCcaaggagatcaattagaaggctaCTGCAGTAGTCACAGCATGGAGACAGAAGGTTTCAATTCGGCTATTGAACATGATAGTGATTTCTCTAATATACTCCACTGTAGTatttcattaggaaaaaaaaaacccaaaactttgaTATCACAACAAACTTCCAatctaattcatttttatttctccaatACCTTTTAGCACACACTGTAATGCTGCCCTTGggatgaaatgtttatttttcttgcacCATATTAATGATATTTATCACAAGTTAACTTGGTTTTACATGTATTGTCTGTATCATAAAATAATCTGGTTTCTAATACAGAAAAGGAGCCTGCTGAGTCATGCTCAAGACAGTCTTAATGGGTTAACTATAAGCAGTAGGGGCAAATGTTATCATATGCCTCTTTTATAAAGTCCAAAGAGaactagagatgaggaaatgttgCTCCAGAAAACAGGGCAGAGAAGAACAAAGGCATCTGACCCTCTGCAGAAAAAAGGTGAACTTAAAAAGACAGATGGTTGAACTTCAAGGTTCAAACATACTGTTCTAGAGCAAGGTAATGCCAATGGACTATTTCTCTACTGAGACCATAAGATGAGCTAGAGAGGGGTAAGACAGAGAAAGGGCTAACAGAATCATAGTGGAATGCtattaaaaatcacagaattttatgtTAGATGTGAGAACATGTGGTTCAGGTCAGGCTCCAAATCTACCTTCTTTGCAAACTGTCTACCTTTTATCAAGACATGCTTTttgcattcaattcaacaatcatttattaagcaactatcaTGTGAGGACATTGCTACATACtgaagatgcaaagacaaaatagcATCTGTAACTGAGAAACCTAGTTTGTTGGGGGGAGGATAAAGCATGTACATTAATATATAGATTCAAGGTAATTTGGGAATAAAGCAGTACCTGAGCAAGCAGCTATGCAGATGGTTTGCAGAATGGTGAGAGAGGAAGCCTCAAGTCCAATTACTAGATTATTACAATAATACAGGTGAGTGAAGTGATGAGTGTCTGAATTAGGGATGATGATTATGTGAGTGAACCAAAAGGAACAGATttaagagatgttgtagaggttgttttttgggatttttttttgttttttaaagagacaaACCTTGGCAAGTGATTGAATGtgggggtgagagggagaaagaatgaaagatgacTGAAATTATAAATCTATGTGACTAGGAAGGGAGTTGTGCCCCGAACAAAGAAAGGGAAGTTTGTAGGAGAGGTAGGTTTAGTGAGGGAGAAATGAGGAATTCAATTTTAGACATATTATGTACAAGTTGCAATCAGGGTAGAAATGTACCTAAATAAGGGGCTCTTAATTTGGAGATCCACAGACAGATTTCAGGGAGACTGAATTTGTATGGGGAAAAATTACATTCTCGTTTTCATTAACCTCTatctgaaatttagcatttccttcaattatgaacgTAGGCAACAAACCATTACTCGGAGAATGGGTtttataggtttcaccagattgccaattGATCCCAATTGTGTCATCACAAATCCTGTTCTAAATCATGCAGGACTGTagttcagaagagagattagagctggatatatagatttttggatttatctgcatagagattgttaccatgggagctaatgagattacCAAGGGTGCTTTAGCATGGAATTAAAAGGTTCAAGGATGGAGCCTTGAAGACCACCAATGCTGGAAGGCGGTGGAGATGGGTGTTGAAACAGCAAAggagattatggtcagataggtaggaaaaaaaccaagaaagagagagaagaaagatgggaGCCAAGGGAGAAAAGGGTTTTGGGGGGTGGGAGCAGTCGTCAAGGCCAAAGCTGTATCTTCATGAAAATGAGGAATGTTTTCTCATCAGATTTATCAGCAAAGAGCCTGGAGGGAGCAATTTCAGAGAGAAataggtcagaagccagactacaAGGAAGAGTAGAGAAGGAGGCAAAAGGTAAAGAAGTGGAGATGGTGAGTACAAATGGCTCTTTCTACAAGTTTGtctgtgaaaaggaggaaaggaagatgaaTTTAAAGGGGCATGATTAAGTGAAAGGATGttttaagaaagggaagaaggacgGTGTGCTGTGTTGGCAGCAGGGAAAGAGTAAGTAGAATGAATATGAAACGGAGGCAGGGAATGAAAGTTTGGACAACCAGAAAGCACGAAGAAATCATAAGAACCAGTGTTTTTCGATTCAAAATAAGGTTTAAAAACCTAAATAATTTAAAACATAACGTTAAAATTCTCCCTTTGctccacctccaccccctttAAAAAGCTAATTAATATAGCCAAGTTCTATTTAAGACAGGAGATCACAGTTAGAGGTTAAAAACCACTTTACATCAATGTCAGGTTACAGGCAGatcataaaatgaaagtgttacaTTTTCACATCTCCCTTCTTTTGACATACAGATTGTGAGATCTTTCATGCCAAAGGCTCAGTTACTCCCCCGATGTAGACTGGTGCTAAGCTGGGCTTCCCAGGCCATCCGGTCAAAGGAAACTTGAAGGGCTTTCACTTTCTCCCTCATCTGCAACGAGGTCTGAGCAATCTTTCGGTTTTCTTCAATAGTGGCATCTTTGTCCCTGGAGATCTGGTTCatcttctgctcctttctcttgatggcttctttgatttcttcaatgTGCCACTTGGCCTCTTCCTCGGCTTTCTGCTTGAGAAAGAAGTGGTTTTTCTCCCGAAGAAAGTTAAACTCCCTGATCCTGTCTGCCTTGTCTCTGATATTTTTATGCACATTATCTCTAGCCTGCTGGATCTTCAGGTCCCCCAGCTCCATTAACATTTTCTTATGCAATTTTTTCTGCTCATCCGTCTCTTCTGCTCTCCACTTGGTCAACAAAAGATGTTCTTCCTCTTTCTGGGCCTTTTCTTTCAGCTCTCTGTGCCTCTCCTCAATCAGTCGCTGGTGGATTTCCTGAGATCTCTGGGATCTTAGCTCCAGGGACAGCCTCCTCAGGATTTCCTCAGCCTTGTTCTGACTGTCTAGCAGGAACTTCCGAAACTGGTGATTGGTGGAGGAAGCGAGGTTGTTCTCCTGAAGTTTCTTCCTGCCTTCCAAGTTCTTGAGCTGCCTCTTGTAGCAGGCCTGCACCATCTTCTCCTGCAGCTGCTCAATGTTCTGCTCGCGGAGGTCCTTCTGCaacccctccttttctttcagcATCTGCTCCTGGCAGTGCTTCCTGCACTCGGCTTGCACGCGAGCCCTCTCCAACTTCTCCTTGCGCTGGCTCTCCTGCTCCTGGACCTGTCGCTTCCACTTGCTCTTTCTCAAGGCCATCTCCTTCTCCCAGGTCTCCAGGCGCTCCTGCTGTTCCTTGCTGAGGCGGGCCCGGCGCTCCTCCTTCTGGCGCTTCCACTGCTCCTTGCTCTGCAACAGCTGCTGCTGGCGCTCCTTCTCCATCATCATCTGAAACCTCTGGTTGCAGCGCTTCACCTCCTCCCAGGCCTCGGCCGCCTGGTGCTGCAGCTCCTGGATCCTCCTGGCCTTCTGGAGCCGCTCCAGCATGAGGCTGACGATCTTCTTATCCCGGGCGGGGATCCTGTCCTCCTCGGGCGTGGCCTTCAGGTTTTGGAAGGGCTCCAGCTCGGGCTCCTTGCTGGCCGCCTGGCCTCCGGGCTGCGCTAGCTGCCCCACGGCCCAGCCGCGCCGCTCCTGGGAGGAGGCTCGGACCCTGAGCTCCTGCGAGGGCAAGGCTGACCTATCCAAGGAGTCAGAGGAAGGGCCCCAGTGACTCGGGCCCCAGAGACTCAAGCCTCGGCGCACAGTTGTGGCCCATTGATCTCCACTGGGCTCGCGCTCCAGGGTCAGGGTCCCGCGCGGGGCGGTGTAATCTCCGCAGGGGGTGGGCGTGGGCGTGTCCTTCTTGCCCGCGGGGGGCCGCCTCTGCAGCGGCGGGGACTGCTGCCAGGCCAAGCTGTAACCCGCCCTCGCGAGCCGCAAGGACCTGGCTGCGGCCTCGCGCTCATCGTCGGGCCGCCGGCTGCGGGGCAGCTGCCTCCGGGCGCGGTCCGGGGCTGTCCTGCTCACGTCGGTCAGACTGCGGCTCTCCCGCGGTGAGCTGCGGAAGAGGTGCCGCCGCGGCTGCGGCGTCGGGGGGTGGTGCGTGTGCTGCGGGGCCGCCCCGCAGGCGCGCTCCGACCCCTGGTAGCCCTTACACGCCAGCGGGGCCTCGCCCTTGAGGCCGCCTGGGCTGCCGTAGGTGCCCGCGAGGGGCAGCGACGCCGGCTCCCTGCCCGGCGGCGCGTGCTCGTAGACCTCCAGGTAGGGCAGCGGTGAGAAGCGGCCCGTGCCCTCCATGTCCCGGGCGGCGCCCCCGGCCCTCTGCAGAGCAGCTCTCTTGGCCTTGTCTGGGGGTCCTGGCGGAGGCGCTGAGGAGCCTCCGGACCGTCCAGCAGGTCCTACATGAATCCGGCTCGCGCCCCGTCCGGGCCTCTGACCCCCGCGGGCGGCCGGCGCCTCCTGTGACGCCCCGACCACTTCACAATGCCCCCTGCCCCTCAGGGGCAGCGCTGTGGCCCAGGCCCGGCAAGACCTCCGTCAGCGCAGGACTCGTGTCCCCGGCTATGCGGgatgtcccagaagctgggggcACCACCCGCGCGGCCGGG
The DNA window shown above is from Notamacropus eugenii isolate mMacEug1 chromosome 2, mMacEug1.pri_v2, whole genome shotgun sequence and carries:
- the CCDC185 gene encoding coiled-coil domain-containing protein 185: MEGTGRFSPLPYLEVYEHAPPGREPASLPLAGTYGSPGGLKGEAPLACKGYQGSERACGAAPQHTHHPPTPQPRRHLFRSSPRESRSLTDVSRTAPDRARRQLPRSRRPDDEREAAARSLRLARAGYSLAWQQSPPLQRRPPAGKKDTPTPTPCGDYTAPRGTLTLEREPSGDQWATTVRRGLSLWGPSHWGPSSDSLDRSALPSQELRVRASSQERRGWAVGQLAQPGGQAASKEPELEPFQNLKATPEEDRIPARDKKIVSLMLERLQKARRIQELQHQAAEAWEEVKRCNQRFQMMMEKERQQQLLQSKEQWKRQKEERRARLSKEQQERLETWEKEMALRKSKWKRQVQEQESQRKEKLERARVQAECRKHCQEQMLKEKEGLQKDLREQNIEQLQEKMVQACYKRQLKNLEGRKKLQENNLASSTNHQFRKFLLDSQNKAEEILRRLSLELRSQRSQEIHQRLIEERHRELKEKAQKEEEHLLLTKWRAEETDEQKKLHKKMLMELGDLKIQQARDNVHKNIRDKADRIREFNFLREKNHFFLKQKAEEEAKWHIEEIKEAIKRKEQKMNQISRDKDATIEENRKIAQTSLQMREKVKALQVSFDRMAWEAQLSTSLHRGSN